From a region of the Rubrobacter calidifluminis genome:
- a CDS encoding sugar ABC transporter ATP-binding protein, which yields MRGITKRFPGVVALDGVDFDLKASEVHVLLGENGAGKSTLIKILSGAYQPDEGEIYLDGRRVTLSSAVAERLGISTIYQEFNLVPQLTVAENIFLGRQPRRFGLVDRRRMLADAHALLDRLGVRVSPDARVERLGVAQQQMVEIAKALSLDTRILIMDEPTSALSGEEITRLFETIRSLRQEGVGIIFISHRLEEVAEIGDRVTVLRDGKKIGECGALTDPSRLVRMMVGRSIENQFPRRRSRVGDTLLEVKGLSREGIFRDISFQVRSGEVVGLAGIVGAGRTELVRSVFGADPFDSGEVLVGGRRLRSGEVEEAGKAGLGFVPENRRDQGIVPPLSVADNLGLATLKRYRRLGLIDRGQMQRQAWRMIEELNIRPPKPDQEIRYLSGGNQQKVIIGKWLLAHPKVLILDEPTRGIDVGAKVEIYELINALTEDGAGVLMVSSELPEVLGMSDRILVMSDGTITGELSAEEATQEKVMQLATRSRRTAVG from the coding sequence ATGCGGGGGATAACCAAGCGGTTCCCGGGCGTGGTCGCCCTGGACGGGGTCGACTTCGATCTGAAAGCCAGCGAGGTGCACGTCCTGCTGGGAGAGAACGGAGCAGGCAAGAGCACGCTCATCAAGATACTCTCCGGCGCTTACCAGCCGGATGAGGGCGAGATCTACCTGGACGGCAGGAGAGTCACCCTGAGCTCGGCGGTCGCCGAGCGGCTGGGCATCTCTACCATATACCAGGAGTTCAACCTGGTCCCGCAGCTAACGGTCGCCGAGAACATCTTTCTAGGACGCCAGCCGAGGCGCTTCGGCCTCGTCGACCGGCGGCGGATGCTCGCGGACGCACACGCACTCCTCGATAGGCTTGGGGTCCGGGTCTCGCCCGATGCACGCGTGGAGCGGCTCGGGGTGGCCCAGCAACAGATGGTCGAGATAGCGAAGGCGCTGAGCCTGGACACGAGGATCCTCATCATGGACGAGCCGACCTCCGCGCTCTCCGGGGAAGAGATAACGCGGCTCTTCGAGACGATCCGGAGCTTGCGGCAGGAGGGAGTGGGGATAATCTTCATCTCCCACCGCCTGGAGGAGGTCGCCGAGATAGGCGACCGTGTGACCGTACTGAGGGACGGCAAGAAGATCGGCGAGTGTGGCGCACTAACCGACCCGTCCCGGCTGGTAAGGATGATGGTCGGACGGAGCATAGAGAACCAGTTTCCCCGGCGCAGGTCCCGGGTGGGTGACACCCTGCTGGAGGTAAAGGGACTCTCGCGCGAAGGAATCTTCCGGGACATATCCTTCCAGGTCAGGTCCGGAGAAGTGGTCGGGCTCGCGGGGATCGTGGGCGCAGGCAGGACCGAGCTGGTGAGGTCCGTATTCGGGGCGGACCCTTTCGACTCCGGGGAGGTGCTCGTCGGGGGGCGCAGGCTGAGGTCCGGGGAGGTGGAGGAAGCTGGAAAGGCGGGGCTCGGCTTCGTCCCGGAGAACAGGAGAGACCAGGGCATAGTCCCGCCACTCTCGGTAGCTGACAACCTCGGTCTGGCCACGCTCAAGAGGTACCGCAGGCTTGGCCTGATCGACCGCGGGCAGATGCAGCGGCAGGCCTGGCGCATGATCGAAGAGTTGAACATCAGGCCACCTAAACCTGATCAGGAGATCCGCTACCTCTCGGGTGGGAACCAGCAGAAGGTAATCATAGGCAAGTGGCTTCTGGCGCATCCCAAGGTCCTGATACTCGACGAGCCCACGCGGGGGATCGACGTCGGCGCCAAGGTAGAGATCTATGAGCTGATCAACGCGCTCACCGAGGACGGGGCCGGGGTTCTCATGGTCTCCAGCGAGCTCCCCGAGGTGCTCGGCATGAGCGACAGGATCCTGGTGATGAGCGACGGGACCATCACCGGGGAGCTCTCCGCAGAGGAGGCCACGCAGGAGAAGGTCATGCAGCTCGCGACACGCTCGAGGAGGACCGCAGTTGGCTAG
- a CDS encoding LacI family DNA-binding transcriptional regulator → MKTPTVKDVAREAGVSTATVSRVLSGKEGVSEDKRLRVLAAIERLGYRPNAVARSLRMESTRTLGLVISNVTNPFFTEVARAVEDEAAREGYSLILGNADEDPAKEELYLNVLLQKQVDGILLSPARSDAPHLLKVVGGRVPVVFLDRSIDGAAGVPVVRADGRGAVDSLVEHLIGLGHRRLAIISGPREIISGRERLEAFLNAAGRRGIRIPDEYIKFGNFRRSSGLEAMRKLLALAEPPTAVFAANNLMALGALQALEEAGVRIPQEISFASFDDVPWFGLLKPPITAIAQPTRALGASAASLLIEMIRERKSTKEPEPMEAQLVIRGSCGPVREGVR, encoded by the coding sequence ATGAAGACACCGACGGTGAAGGATGTGGCGAGAGAGGCTGGGGTTTCCACGGCGACGGTCTCACGGGTATTGAGCGGGAAGGAGGGGGTAAGCGAGGACAAGCGCCTGAGGGTGTTGGCTGCGATCGAGCGCCTCGGGTACAGGCCGAACGCCGTTGCCAGGTCTCTACGGATGGAGAGCACGAGGACGCTGGGGCTCGTGATATCCAACGTGACGAATCCTTTCTTCACCGAGGTGGCGAGGGCTGTCGAGGACGAGGCGGCGCGGGAGGGGTACAGCCTGATCCTGGGCAACGCGGATGAGGATCCAGCCAAGGAGGAGCTGTATCTGAACGTTCTGCTCCAGAAGCAGGTAGATGGGATCCTGCTGAGCCCGGCGCGCTCTGACGCGCCCCATCTGCTCAAGGTGGTAGGGGGGAGGGTTCCAGTGGTGTTCCTCGACCGCTCGATCGACGGTGCCGCGGGGGTGCCTGTCGTCAGAGCAGACGGACGAGGGGCTGTGGATTCGCTCGTGGAGCACCTGATCGGGCTCGGGCACCGCAGGCTGGCGATCATCTCCGGACCGAGAGAGATCATCTCGGGGAGGGAGCGGCTAGAGGCTTTCTTAAACGCTGCCGGCAGGCGGGGTATACGGATACCCGACGAATACATAAAGTTCGGCAATTTTCGCCGGTCGAGTGGTCTTGAGGCGATGCGCAAGTTGCTGGCGCTCGCGGAGCCGCCCACGGCGGTATTCGCGGCGAACAACCTCATGGCGCTCGGGGCTCTTCAGGCCCTCGAGGAAGCAGGAGTGAGGATCCCGCAGGAGATCTCCTTCGCCAGCTTCGACGACGTCCCCTGGTTCGGGCTCCTCAAGCCTCCGATCACGGCGATAGCCCAGCCCACGCGCGCGCTGGGAGCATCGGCGGCCAGCCTGCTCATAGAGATGATAAGGGAGCGCAAGAGCACGAAGGAACCCGAGCCCATGGAGGCGCAGTTGGTGATCAGGGGCTCTTGCGGTCCCGTGAGGGAGGGTGTGCGGTGA
- a CDS encoding ABC transporter permease, protein MASIVQKVDPRSLLSRGGPLGGLILLGLILTFLSPNFLTFQNLFNVGFQAAVVALLAFGQTFVIVSGGIDLSVGSVLGLSGIAFGWASVKAGLPLPVALGVGLGVGVLAGLVDGLLITLGRLPPFIATLAMLSAARGMALVISGGVPLNPIPRAVSEFGSGDIFGFVPYAVVLMVLAWLVTAGSLRATYPGRCMYAIGGNEEAARLSGINVSAQKLVIYSLSGLFAAVAGILLTAQLASAQPQAGTGFELDSIAAAVIGGASLAGGVGSATGTFIGALILGVLRNGLTLLNVSSFWQEVVIGAVIALAVMTDTLRKRGA, encoded by the coding sequence TTGGCTAGTATCGTGCAGAAGGTTGACCCCCGCTCGCTGCTCTCCAGAGGAGGCCCGCTGGGTGGTCTCATCCTGCTCGGCCTCATCCTCACGTTTCTCTCCCCCAATTTCCTCACGTTCCAAAACCTCTTCAATGTGGGTTTTCAGGCCGCGGTCGTGGCGCTCCTTGCCTTCGGACAGACCTTCGTCATCGTCTCCGGAGGGATAGACCTCTCGGTCGGCAGCGTCCTCGGGCTCTCGGGGATCGCCTTCGGATGGGCTTCGGTGAAGGCCGGGCTTCCGCTCCCCGTGGCCCTCGGGGTGGGGCTGGGGGTCGGTGTTCTTGCGGGGTTGGTAGACGGATTGCTCATCACGTTGGGCAGGCTCCCACCGTTCATCGCTACGCTGGCCATGCTCAGCGCGGCCCGGGGGATGGCGCTCGTCATCTCCGGGGGCGTCCCGCTAAACCCCATACCACGCGCGGTGAGCGAGTTCGGGAGCGGCGACATCTTCGGGTTCGTACCCTACGCGGTGGTTCTCATGGTACTGGCCTGGCTTGTGACAGCCGGTAGTCTGCGCGCCACCTACCCAGGCCGCTGTATGTACGCCATAGGTGGAAACGAGGAGGCCGCGAGGCTCTCGGGGATAAACGTCTCGGCCCAGAAGCTGGTCATCTACTCGCTCTCTGGGCTGTTCGCAGCCGTAGCCGGGATACTGCTGACCGCCCAGCTCGCCTCGGCCCAGCCCCAGGCGGGCACCGGATTCGAGCTCGACTCGATCGCAGCAGCGGTGATCGGAGGAGCCAGTTTGGCGGGGGGCGTCGGCTCGGCGACCGGCACCTTCATAGGCGCGCTGATACTCGGCGTGTTGCGCAACGGGCTGACCCTGCTCAACGTCTCGTCGTTCTGGCAGGAGGTGGTGATAGGAGCGGTCATCGCGCTGGCCGTAATGACCGACACGCTACGCAAGCGCGGAGCATAG